In one window of Pseudodesulfovibrio sp. S3 DNA:
- the clpA gene encoding ATP-dependent Clp protease ATP-binding subunit ClpA: MTMLSKELESALTSAVNEVKRRNHEFLTLEHLLYAISIEDQGEEILEACGAEMERLRDQLGRFFVENMEALPEGTESEVIQTLGVRRVLQRAVWQKKASGKNTVEVGDVLAAMFDEEDSYAVYFLRTHDVSRLDILEFISHGMSMSEDWNDLGDAPINKSNPLEGQPGEKKSPLSEYTVNLTDRAAHGFIDPLIGRAAELERTVQVLSRRRKNNPIFVGDPGVGKTAMAEGLALMIVEGNVPKDFLKAEIYGLDMGSLLAGTKYRGDFEARLKGVLGELKLNRDAILFVDEIHTIVGAGSVSGGSMDASNILKPLLQSGEIRCIGSTTFEEYKNHFEKDRALSRRFQKIEIAEPTVEETVAILKGLKPHYEEFHGVNYTHFALKAAAELAERHITDRYLPDKAIDVMDEAGALYKLSTRQRKGNHIKVDDIEKVVARMARIPARRLTMSDRERLKSLESDLKSVVFGQDEAVSALALSIKRSRAGMRQVGRPVGSFLLTGPTGVGKTELARQLAKVLDIGFLRFDMSEYMEKHAVARLIGAPPGYVGFDQGGLLTEGVRKKPHCVVLFDEIEKAHPDVFNILLQVMDYATLTDNNGRKADFRHVILLMTSNAGAREMSKGAIGFKRDENADRSDGAMKALEKLFSPEFRNRLDSTVAFKSLEQPVMELIAEKFVRELNDQLQDRRVVVVLTDKARAKLAELGHDADMGARPMGRVIQTEIKDVIADELLFGRLRKGGVVTVDVSGKPKKSKKTSDSGTTGAFVFSFDAVGRPQ; this comes from the coding sequence ATGACGATGCTCAGCAAGGAACTTGAGAGTGCGTTGACCTCTGCTGTCAACGAAGTGAAGCGAAGGAATCATGAATTTCTGACGCTCGAACATCTGTTATACGCCATATCCATCGAGGACCAGGGTGAAGAGATCCTGGAAGCGTGCGGCGCGGAGATGGAGCGGCTCAGGGATCAGCTTGGTCGGTTCTTTGTGGAGAATATGGAGGCGTTGCCGGAAGGCACCGAGTCCGAGGTCATCCAGACGCTGGGGGTTCGCCGTGTTCTGCAACGGGCTGTGTGGCAGAAAAAGGCCTCCGGCAAGAACACCGTGGAAGTGGGCGATGTCCTGGCCGCCATGTTCGACGAAGAGGATTCCTACGCGGTCTATTTTTTGCGTACTCATGACGTTTCCCGGCTCGATATCCTGGAGTTCATTTCCCACGGCATGTCCATGAGCGAAGATTGGAATGATTTGGGCGATGCCCCGATCAACAAGTCCAACCCGCTGGAAGGGCAACCCGGCGAGAAGAAGAGTCCGCTCAGCGAGTACACGGTCAACCTGACGGATCGGGCCGCCCATGGGTTCATTGATCCTCTGATCGGTCGGGCCGCTGAATTGGAGCGCACTGTTCAGGTCTTGTCCCGTCGGCGCAAGAACAACCCTATTTTCGTAGGTGATCCCGGTGTGGGCAAGACCGCCATGGCAGAGGGGTTGGCTCTCATGATCGTGGAGGGCAATGTGCCCAAGGATTTCCTGAAAGCGGAAATCTATGGTCTGGACATGGGCTCGCTCCTGGCCGGTACCAAGTACCGGGGGGATTTCGAAGCGCGTCTCAAGGGCGTGCTGGGCGAACTCAAGTTGAACCGGGATGCCATTCTGTTCGTGGATGAGATCCATACCATTGTAGGTGCTGGATCGGTCAGCGGCGGGAGCATGGATGCCTCGAATATCCTGAAGCCGTTGCTCCAGTCCGGAGAAATACGGTGCATCGGCTCCACCACCTTCGAGGAATACAAGAACCATTTTGAAAAGGACCGTGCCCTGTCGCGCCGTTTCCAGAAGATCGAGATCGCCGAACCAACAGTCGAAGAGACCGTTGCCATTCTCAAGGGGCTCAAGCCCCATTACGAGGAGTTCCACGGCGTCAACTATACTCATTTCGCCCTGAAGGCCGCAGCCGAATTGGCAGAACGGCACATAACCGACCGCTATCTGCCGGACAAGGCCATCGACGTCATGGACGAGGCCGGGGCGCTCTACAAGCTTTCCACCCGTCAGCGCAAGGGGAACCATATCAAGGTCGATGACATCGAGAAAGTTGTGGCCCGCATGGCCCGGATTCCGGCCCGTCGTTTGACCATGTCTGATCGTGAACGGCTCAAGAGTCTGGAAAGCGACCTTAAGTCTGTGGTTTTTGGTCAGGATGAGGCTGTTTCGGCTCTGGCTCTGTCCATCAAGCGTTCCCGTGCGGGTATGCGGCAGGTCGGCCGTCCCGTGGGCAGTTTCCTGCTCACCGGTCCCACCGGCGTGGGCAAGACCGAACTGGCTCGGCAATTGGCCAAGGTACTCGATATCGGTTTCCTGCGTTTTGACATGTCGGAGTATATGGAAAAACATGCCGTGGCCCGACTCATCGGAGCGCCTCCCGGTTACGTTGGTTTTGATCAGGGCGGATTGCTTACCGAGGGTGTGCGCAAGAAGCCTCATTGCGTGGTGCTGTTCGATGAAATCGAAAAGGCGCACCCCGATGTGTTCAATATCCTGCTTCAGGTCATGGACTATGCCACCCTGACGGACAATAACGGGCGCAAGGCGGATTTCAGGCACGTTATTCTGCTCATGACTTCCAATGCCGGTGCACGGGAGATGTCCAAGGGAGCCATCGGCTTCAAACGCGATGAAAACGCCGACCGTTCGGATGGAGCCATGAAGGCGCTGGAAAAACTGTTCAGCCCGGAATTCCGAAATCGGCTGGACTCCACCGTGGCTTTCAAGTCCCTGGAACAGCCGGTCATGGAATTGATTGCGGAAAAGTTCGTGCGTGAATTGAACGATCAGCTTCAGGATCGTCGGGTCGTTGTTGTCCTGACCGACAAGGCCCGTGCGAAACTGGCCGAATTGGGACATGACGCCGATATGGGTGCCCGTCCCATGGGGCGTGTCATTCAGACCGAAATCAAGGACGTCATTGCAGATGAACTGCTCTTCGGACGGTTGAGAAAGGGCGGTGTGGTTACCGTGGATGTGAGCGGAAAGCCCAAGAAGTCCAAGAAGACCTCCGACAGCGGCACAACAGGAGCGTTTGTCTTCTCATTTGATGCCGTGGGCAGACCTCAATAA
- a CDS encoding ATP-dependent Clp protease adaptor ClpS, with protein sequence MSDPITGDRFESELLDEHEVKEPRKYKVLLHNDDYTTMDFVVEILVRVFHRSEAQATAIMFSVHNQGYGVCGTYTAEVAETKVDLVHRLAKSAGFPLKCSMEGE encoded by the coding sequence ATGAGTGACCCTATTACCGGCGACCGTTTCGAATCGGAGTTGCTTGATGAACATGAAGTCAAGGAACCCAGAAAGTATAAGGTCCTGCTGCATAATGACGATTATACAACCATGGACTTTGTGGTTGAAATATTGGTGCGCGTCTTTCACAGAAGTGAGGCGCAGGCCACGGCAATCATGTTTTCCGTGCACAATCAGGGGTACGGGGTCTGCGGCACCTACACCGCCGAAGTGGCTGAAACCAAAGTTGATCTGGTGCACAGACTGGCTAAAAGTGCTGGTTTTCCGCTGAAGTGCAGCATGGAAGGTGAATAG
- a CDS encoding class IV adenylate cyclase, with product MTLECELKYLNADLKDLSHRLQRAGGESSGRYLEVNMVFDRPDRSLKQDGILLRLREKQGRGVLTVKRPPDVVQSSILKVFEEIETAVGDVSVMKTALEAVGFMQVFAYEKVREKWRFMECNVCLDQLPFGDFVEIEGTDDSVPACAKLLGLDVAATTKETYHGLNIEYRQAQGLEPDENFVFDAAVRISILDELGKE from the coding sequence ATGACGCTTGAGTGCGAATTGAAATATCTCAATGCCGATCTGAAGGATTTGAGTCACCGTTTGCAGCGGGCAGGTGGGGAATCTTCAGGCAGGTACCTTGAGGTGAACATGGTTTTTGACCGTCCGGACCGTTCGTTGAAGCAGGACGGGATATTGTTGCGATTGCGGGAAAAGCAGGGCAGAGGCGTACTCACGGTCAAACGGCCGCCCGACGTTGTTCAGTCCTCAATCCTCAAGGTCTTCGAGGAGATCGAAACAGCGGTGGGGGACGTTTCGGTCATGAAAACGGCCTTGGAGGCTGTTGGTTTCATGCAGGTTTTCGCATATGAAAAAGTGCGTGAAAAATGGCGGTTCATGGAGTGCAACGTCTGCCTTGATCAATTGCCCTTCGGGGATTTCGTCGAAATAGAGGGCACAGACGACTCCGTGCCTGCGTGCGCCAAGCTTCTCGGTCTTGATGTTGCTGCCACCACCAAGGAAACATACCATGGGCTGAACATCGAATATCGTCAGGCTCAGGGGCTCGAACCGGATGAAAACTTTGTCTTTGATGCTGCCGTTCGCATCTCCATATTGGATGAACTTGGCAAAGAATGA
- the crcB gene encoding fluoride efflux transporter CrcB, whose protein sequence is MTKILYISLGGAAGSLSRYWLSGVAQRFAGGSFPLGTFLVNMTGCLLFGAVWGFFETRMLPGSEIRLLVLTGFMGAFTTFSTYMFETAELVKYGQMAFALLNVVGQSVAGLALVMAGIALGRLL, encoded by the coding sequence CTGACAAAAATACTCTATATTTCTCTGGGCGGCGCAGCCGGATCGCTTTCGCGCTATTGGCTGTCCGGTGTGGCCCAACGGTTCGCAGGCGGATCGTTTCCCCTGGGAACCTTCCTCGTAAACATGACCGGATGCCTGCTGTTCGGCGCGGTCTGGGGATTTTTTGAAACCAGGATGCTCCCCGGCAGCGAGATCCGACTCCTGGTTCTGACCGGCTTCATGGGCGCATTCACCACCTTCTCCACCTACATGTTCGAGACAGCGGAACTGGTCAAGTATGGTCAGATGGCTTTCGCCCTGCTGAACGTGGTCGGTCAATCCGTTGCCGGACTGGCCCTCGTAATGGCAGGCATTGCCCTAGGCCGCCTCCTGTAA
- a CDS encoding DUF190 domain-containing protein, whose product MKLLEKAERIRIYIGEDDKHKGVPLAEAIVREARKLGLAGATVYRGLIGFGANSRIHTSKILRLSEGLPVVVEIVDHPDQLSPLLELLDTMVMEGMVTREPVDVIAYRHS is encoded by the coding sequence ATGAAACTTCTTGAAAAAGCTGAACGAATTAGAATCTACATAGGAGAGGATGACAAGCATAAAGGCGTGCCCCTTGCTGAAGCCATCGTCCGGGAAGCGCGCAAACTCGGCTTGGCCGGGGCCACGGTTTACCGCGGCCTGATCGGCTTCGGAGCCAACAGTCGAATCCATACGAGCAAGATACTGCGCCTGTCCGAGGGTTTACCGGTGGTGGTGGAGATCGTGGACCATCCAGATCAGCTTTCCCCCCTGCTCGAACTCCTCGACACCATGGTTATGGAGGGTATGGTAACCCGCGAACCAGTGGATGTCATAGCCTACCGCCACAGCTAA
- a CDS encoding chemotaxis response regulator protein-glutamate methylesterase: MRKIRVLIVDDSAVVRQTLEDILSSDPQIEVMGTAVDPYVAAERMKKEVPDVITLDIEMPRMDGLTFLKKLMKQHPIPVVICSSVAGHGTDNALKALEYGAVEIITKPKVGTKKFLEESSIRLIDKVKAAAQVSAKAIKPAAPVQVQPKLSADAVIPKGKPMPVSPTDKICLVGASTGGTEALRVFLEAQPVNCPPIAIVQHMPEHFTAAFANRLNSICQISIKEAKDGDPMLRGQALIAPGDKHMLLKRTGSKYYVEVKEGPLVSRHRPSVDVLFRSGARYGGSNVVAAIMTGMGDDGAKGMKEMKEAGAYTIAQDEASCVVFGMPQEAIKHGGVDKILPLDRIAGEIVRACG; the protein is encoded by the coding sequence ATGCGTAAAATACGAGTTCTCATTGTTGATGATTCGGCCGTGGTTCGACAGACTCTTGAGGATATTCTTTCTTCCGATCCCCAGATCGAGGTCATGGGTACCGCCGTGGACCCGTATGTGGCAGCAGAGCGGATGAAGAAGGAAGTTCCCGATGTCATCACTCTGGACATTGAAATGCCGCGCATGGACGGCCTGACCTTTCTGAAAAAGCTCATGAAGCAGCACCCCATCCCCGTGGTCATATGCTCCTCTGTGGCCGGGCATGGTACGGATAATGCGCTGAAGGCCCTTGAGTACGGTGCGGTCGAGATTATCACTAAACCCAAGGTGGGTACCAAGAAATTTCTGGAAGAGTCGAGTATCCGTCTTATCGACAAGGTCAAGGCTGCCGCCCAGGTCAGTGCCAAGGCCATCAAACCCGCAGCGCCGGTTCAGGTCCAGCCAAAGCTCAGCGCTGATGCAGTAATTCCCAAGGGAAAGCCCATGCCAGTCTCCCCCACTGATAAAATTTGCCTCGTGGGTGCGTCAACCGGTGGAACCGAAGCCTTGCGTGTCTTTTTGGAGGCGCAGCCGGTTAATTGCCCGCCCATCGCCATTGTCCAGCATATGCCGGAACATTTCACGGCAGCCTTTGCCAACCGCCTCAACTCCATATGTCAGATATCCATCAAAGAGGCCAAAGACGGCGACCCGATGTTGCGCGGTCAGGCACTCATCGCCCCTGGTGACAAGCATATGCTGCTCAAGCGGACGGGTTCAAAATATTATGTTGAAGTCAAGGAGGGACCGCTGGTTTCCCGGCATCGTCCCTCGGTTGACGTTCTGTTCCGCTCCGGAGCTCGTTACGGTGGCTCCAACGTGGTGGCCGCCATCATGACGGGCATGGGCGACGACGGAGCAAAGGGCATGAAGGAAATGAAAGAGGCCGGAGCCTACACCATAGCCCAGGACGAAGCGAGTTGCGTGGTTTTCGGTATGCCCCAGGAAGCCATCAAGCATGGCGGCGTAGACAAGATATTGCCTCTTGATCGGATAGCCGGGGAGATTGTCCGGGCATGTGGTTAG
- a CDS encoding chemotaxis protein CheA, with protein sequence MSADDLNRQIFKEEAYDLLHELEGALLELEESPDDMDLVNQIFRALHTIKGSGSMFGFEAIAAFTHEVESVFDMVRNGDVQATPVLCSLALKSRDQIRIMLEADEDDDVPVEPEIAEEILRGLKAFVEGTDEGDQDASVVESAGEPAADGEMQSDVADEVEVKAPLFNYVITLRPLGAEAIDTASVETFFEELERLGELKVLSSHGETGHGWELGLESEAPKDSVQDVFFFLDANLKVEVSEAGVAAVATESVAPQPAAVSSADGDDDMSTIPRIGEILVESGDLTAADVEAALTAQKGRSDKPLGQILTESGKVGPDKISKAVQKQGEVKEQEVHKKREEALTSIRVAADKLDYLVDLVGELVIVQAQITQVVSERHDPALTLLAEELERLSDELRDSTLGIRMLPIGTSFSKFRRLVRDLCANLGKQISLSTSGADTELDKTVIERLGDPLVHLLRNSIDHGIELPEEREAKGKPPQGNIMLSAEHSGGEVLIRITDDGKGMRSDMIREKGIERGLISKDAELTKKELFKLIFEPGFSTATEVTNVSGRGVGMDVVKRAIDSLRGTIDIDSKPDVGTTITIRLPLTLAIIDGLQVQVENEFYVIPLSLVEECVELTRSEVESSDSNQRILHLRGEIVPYIHIRDWFDIEGENPPIEQIVITGVEGSRIGIVVDTVIGEHQTVIKSLGRVYKDVEGISGATIKGDGSIALILDVPGLVRRVVAESK encoded by the coding sequence ATGTCAGCAGATGATCTGAACAGGCAGATATTCAAAGAGGAAGCCTACGACCTTTTGCATGAGCTTGAAGGTGCGTTACTTGAGCTTGAAGAATCCCCGGATGACATGGACCTGGTCAATCAGATATTTCGGGCCTTGCACACCATCAAGGGATCCGGTTCCATGTTTGGATTTGAAGCGATTGCTGCTTTCACCCATGAGGTGGAGTCAGTGTTCGACATGGTGCGCAACGGCGATGTCCAGGCTACGCCTGTTCTGTGTAGTCTTGCTCTCAAGTCCAGGGATCAGATCAGAATCATGCTCGAAGCAGATGAGGACGATGATGTACCGGTGGAACCGGAGATTGCCGAAGAAATTCTCAGGGGGCTGAAGGCGTTTGTTGAAGGAACCGATGAAGGTGATCAGGATGCATCGGTTGTGGAGAGTGCCGGTGAGCCTGCGGCTGACGGCGAAATGCAATCGGATGTCGCAGACGAAGTTGAAGTGAAAGCCCCTTTGTTCAACTATGTGATCACGCTGCGGCCTCTGGGCGCAGAGGCCATAGATACTGCCTCGGTCGAAACTTTTTTTGAAGAATTGGAGAGGCTTGGCGAACTCAAGGTGCTATCCAGCCACGGCGAAACTGGTCATGGTTGGGAACTCGGCCTTGAAAGCGAGGCTCCCAAGGATAGTGTTCAGGATGTGTTCTTTTTCCTGGATGCGAATTTGAAGGTTGAAGTCTCTGAGGCCGGAGTTGCTGCCGTGGCCACGGAAAGTGTTGCTCCACAGCCTGCCGCCGTTTCTTCCGCTGATGGTGACGATGACATGTCCACCATACCGAGGATAGGCGAAATCCTTGTCGAGAGCGGTGATTTGACCGCTGCCGATGTTGAGGCCGCGCTCACGGCTCAGAAGGGCAGGAGCGACAAGCCGCTGGGCCAGATTTTGACCGAATCGGGCAAGGTTGGGCCGGATAAGATCAGTAAGGCTGTGCAGAAGCAGGGAGAGGTCAAGGAACAGGAAGTTCACAAGAAACGAGAGGAGGCTTTGACCAGTATTCGGGTCGCAGCCGACAAGCTTGATTATCTCGTTGATCTGGTCGGCGAACTGGTCATTGTCCAGGCTCAGATCACTCAGGTGGTCAGTGAGAGACACGACCCGGCCTTGACTCTTTTGGCCGAGGAGCTTGAAAGACTCAGTGATGAACTCAGGGATTCCACGTTGGGAATCCGTATGCTGCCCATAGGAACATCTTTCAGTAAATTCAGACGGCTGGTCAGAGACCTCTGTGCCAATCTCGGCAAGCAGATCAGTTTGTCCACCAGCGGAGCCGATACCGAGTTGGACAAGACAGTCATTGAGCGGCTGGGCGATCCTCTGGTGCATCTGTTGCGGAACAGTATAGACCACGGCATCGAACTACCGGAAGAAAGGGAAGCCAAGGGCAAGCCGCCTCAGGGGAATATCATGTTGTCAGCCGAGCATTCCGGCGGCGAAGTGCTCATACGCATCACGGACGATGGCAAGGGAATGCGCAGTGACATGATCCGTGAGAAGGGAATTGAACGGGGATTGATTTCCAAGGATGCCGAACTCACGAAAAAGGAATTGTTCAAGCTTATTTTCGAACCAGGGTTTTCCACAGCTACGGAAGTAACCAACGTTTCCGGTAGGGGCGTGGGCATGGATGTGGTGAAACGGGCCATTGACTCCCTGCGCGGTACAATCGACATTGATTCGAAGCCGGACGTCGGCACGACCATTACCATACGGTTGCCGCTGACTCTGGCCATTATTGATGGGCTCCAGGTGCAGGTCGAAAATGAATTCTACGTTATTCCGCTTTCATTGGTGGAGGAATGCGTTGAGTTAACCCGCAGTGAAGTCGAGAGCTCCGACTCCAACCAGCGCATACTGCATCTGCGCGGTGAAATCGTACCCTATATTCACATCCGTGATTGGTTCGACATAGAGGGCGAGAATCCGCCCATAGAGCAGATCGTCATCACCGGTGTGGAAGGGAGTCGTATCGGCATTGTGGTTGATACGGTCATAGGTGAGCATCAGACCGTTATCAAGAGTCTGGGACGCGTCTACAAGGACGTGGAAGGTATTTCCGGGGCAACCATCAAGGGAGATGGGTCCATTGCTCTTATTCTCGATGTGCCTGGTCTGGTCAGGCGGGTCGTTGCTGAATCCAAATAG